The Pyrenophora tritici-repentis strain M4 chromosome 10, whole genome shotgun sequence genome contains a region encoding:
- a CDS encoding rve domain containing protein, which yields MAPSTAMDAIPKLQADGSNAYHWEAALKLYANIHSIGGLLDGSYVVPYPETPHYQTEPTTTSSAFNTPQLLLDAQQRVRAHNKEVTTQYDKDCELYRIYNSRESSLTLAILNTVPRSVWDNVMNLPTVRQKYEAITARYREQGVTEECTIWADFFKLRAQDCPSTANFTDKFKAGLAKLDVIADCKLSNKARVYQFILAINNAYPDYGRDRRADLRRNVTLNVDRMCSELIDEARRDDPIKTINTSIRASGGDNNRSQPLSDNNDANRSATRGRGNRGNGRAQRGRGRGSEGATQRPTNTSPYCKHCDCNHTGGGDNCWYTFPHLATEAWRQRQAQQQGKQQPTSTNAAAINAEGFAFTTVHLSEKVQSLTKETSNFKQRFIIDTGSSDHICNDRSKFQILHDTAPATINTGAGPITAKQVGTIQITVVTSEGVLNKVSFTNVLYAPDMFVSVLSHSKLRAKNLYYHGWDSKLYLMPSQQEIAFTPEVDKIPTLLLANTELEAARAFAFATAATTNPTGVLAPYREITLQELHELFGHADPKALKLLVANTTGLRLTTTQAFSCEACMLSKSKKQISRRSPARSTTFLHRIHIDIVGPVTPEGVNGERYWILYTDDYSRYRWIDFTDCKAAITSKLIQHLDKMETQHHVRVSIVHMDNDNMFLNQTTRRYFKDKGIISEPSTAYTPHQNGVAEASNYVVEVRARTMILAAPHISKTYWPYAAQYSIDVLNHSVSSAVPDSKTPRQLLFEHMKVANPVPNLCSFRTFGEAGYVHQPVQRRVQSAKFEPRSVKMYFVGREGSRIYLMWDPVTQSIHRTSSVAWPKHDVKAVVQEDTATTEPDQCFYIQDPPPALDPSSFPHHEVSLPEQGSGYVFDGLEAEAQSSFDFDADIDNYNVSVRVMRGFA from the coding sequence ATGGCGCCATCCACAGCGATGGACGCGATCCCAAAGCTACAAGCAGATGGTAGCAACGCTTACCACTGGGAAGCAGCATTGAAGCTGTACGCAAATATTCACTCTATCGGAGGTCTACTCGACGGCAGCTACGTGGTTCCATACCCAGAAACACCTCACTATCAAACTGAACCGACAACTACGTCATCGGCATTCAACACGCCACAACTTCTGCTTGACGCTCAACAACGCGTACGAGCCCACAACAAAGAAGTTACTACACAGTACGACAAAGACTGTGAGCTCTATCGTATCTACAACTCCCGAGAATCGTCTCTCACCTTGGCCATACTTAATACAGTACCAAGATCAGTATGGGACAACGTCATGAACCTGCCTACTGTAAGGCAGAAGTACGAAGCTATTACCGCACGCTATCGTGAACAAGGCGTCACTGAAGAGTGTACTATCTGGGCAGATTTCTTCAAGCTGAGAGCTCAAGACTGCCCCTCTACAGCCAACTTCACCGACAAGTTCAAAGCAGGACTTGCAAAGCTTGACGTCATCGCAGACTGTAAGCTATCTAACAAAGCTCGAGTGTATCAGTTCATTCTTGCTATCAACAACGCCTACCCGGACTACGGACGCGATCGCCGCGCTGATCTGCGCCGCAACGTTACTCTGAACGTCGATCGCATGTGTAGCGAGCTTATTGACGAGGCCCGCCGCGACGACCCAATCAAGACCATTAACACGTCTATCCGAGCTTCTGGGGGTGACAACAACCGCAGTCAGCCTCTTAGTGATAACAACGACGCCAACAGAAGCGCCACCCGTGGCCGCGGCAATCGAGGCAATGGGCGAGCCCAGCGCGGACGAGGTAGAGGTTCTGAGGGTGCGACTCAGAGACCTACAAATACCTCCCCATACTGCAAGCACTGCGACTGCAACCATACTGGAGGAGGTGATAACTGCTGGTACACCTTTCCTCACCTCGCCACTGAAGCCTGGCGTCAGCGCCAAGCTCAACAACAAGGCAAACAACAGCCTACTAGCACCAACGCCGCAGCTATTAATGCTGAAGGCTTTGCCTTTACAACGGTTCATTTGTCAGAGAAGGTACAGAGTCTCACCAAGGAGACCTCTAACTTCAAACAACGATTCATTATCGATACTGGAAGCAGCGATCACATCTGCAATGATCGCAGCAAGTTCCAAATTCTACACGACACTGCTCCTGCTACAATTAATACTGGAGCCGGACCTATTACTGCTAAGCAGGTAGGTACCATTCAGATCACTGTCGTCACGTCAGAAGGTGTACTCAACAAGGTCTCCTTCACTAACGTGCTATACGCTCCGGACATGTTTGTATCAGTCCTCTCCCACTCTAAACTACGAGCGAAAAATCTCTATTACCACGGCTGGGACAGCAAGCTGTACCTCATGCCATCACAACAAGAGATCGCCTTCACACCTGAGGTCGACAAGATCCCTACGCTCCTCCTCGCCAACACAGAGCTTGAGGCAGCTCGCGCGTTTGCCTTTGCAACCGCCGCGACCACCAACCCAACAGGTGTACTCGCTCCCTATCGCGAGATTACTCTCCAAGAGCTCCATGAGCTGTTTGGCCATGCCGACCCTAAAGCTCTTAAGCTTCTTGTCGCTAACACCACCGGCCTACGTCTCACTACAACACAGGCATTCTCATGCGAGGCCTGCATGTTATCCAAATCGAAGAAACAGATCTCACGACGGTCTCCAGCCCGCTCAACGACGTTCCTCCATCGTATTCATATCGATATTGTTGGACCAGTGACGCCCGAAGGTGTCAACGGTGAGCGCTACTGGATACTGTACACCGACGACTACTCACGATACCGCTGGATTGATTTCACAGACTGCAAAGCAGCAATCACATCTAAGCTTATACAACACCTGGACAAGATggaaactcaacaccacgTTCGAGTGTCGATCGTTCACATGGACAACGACAACATGTTCCTCAACCAGACGACTAGGCGTTACTTCAAGGACAAAGGCATCATCTCCGAGCCTTCCACCGCCTATACACCCCACCAGAATGGAGTCGCTGAAGCCAGCAACTACGTAGTGGAGGTCCGAGCGCGCACAATGATTTTGGCAGCGCCTCACATATCTAAGACATACTGGCCATACGCAGCCCAGTACTCCATCGACGTCCTTAATCATAGCGTCAGCTCTGCTGTACCAGACAGTAAGACACCAAGACAGCTGCTATTTGAGCACATGAAGGTTGCAAACCCTGTGCCTAATCTATGCTCCTTCCGCACCTTCGGAGAAGCTGGGTACGTCCATCAACCAGTACAGCGACGAGTTCAGAGCGCCAAGTTTGAACCACGATCGGTCAAGATGTACTTCGTCGGTCGAGAAGGATCACGGATCTACCTTATGTGGGATCCAGTCACACAGTCCATACACCGTACGAGCAGTGTTGCTTGGCCTAAACACGACGTCAAAGCTGTAGTCCAAGAAGACACAGCTACAACCGAACCGGATCAATGCTTCTATATCCAAGATCCACCGCCAGCACTAGATCCCTCTTCATTTCCACACCATGAAGTCTCTCTCCCGGAGCAAGGTAGTGGTTATGTATTCGACGGACTAGAGGCTGAAGCGCAGTCTAGCTTTGACTTTGACGCGGACATTGACAACTataacgtgtccgtgcgcgtgatgcgcggattcgcgtga
- a CDS encoding protein conserved in bacteria protein, whose protein sequence is MHRDTDCKIAKLRQEVQSTLQSSQSSPSQLITLQKENHELSSRLGKAHENEDKLKAEKKACIDEERRLQREMAELRATSDADLSKSRSDAATANKQLMEHHNRAIEDLNRRLSQAEAALKKSESDARLSKDQHMAKIASDQKIAASKLFDLESRYQEKIKVLEETLHERPRLGRDQETQTALIERALSEPNQGSKNRKRVSRLNESVPGAPNQLDSRADNLFSVVQVKDSRPPDDDSGVFKSLFEDPLGSKEFFDDEPDLSMVGQADFVSETQGTMPFLGLPGLVPETQDVGALSMSQHVFKERLARASQEEQRPRDSSSVDFSSIASEDLIQLQREAQPTSRPMLRGRECSYPKHGSSQKHVAKVSSKSESDSVAELRSSQSYDRPRSQANTASRMMPPEHNSHRSQSRNGNSVPEKVSSQHSVYGQASRKFSSSNVDTTDLMHSKSSVARQTHSQHDPWNSAESGSQRKVGTAVQDRIVKRKVSPCDSDRDSSIKKPRNSSQADRSLGTADQRPHASKLSVPGSRSKAQNGPPYARGPSSSSRPKASITSSVQPRTGQMTSSKDIYSSRQRPSSQAYATSRSQDSPARQTRSKSRKNVSSGDIYTDRFDEELGRKR, encoded by the coding sequence ATGCACCGGGATACTGATTGCAAGATCGCAAAGCTGCGACAAGAGGTGCAGAGTACTCTCCAATCTTCACAATCTTCACCAAGCCAGCTCATAACTCTTCAGAAAGAGAACCATGAGTTGTCGTCCAGACTTGGAAAAGCCCATGAAAATGAGGACAAGCTGAAGGCTGAGAAAAAGGCTTGTATTGATGAGGAGCGTCGACTGCAACGGGAGATGGCTGAGCTACGCGCCACAAGCGATGCGGATCTGTCCAAGTCCCGATCAGATGCGGCCACTGCGAATAAGCAACTCATGGAACACCACAACAGAGCGATCGAAGATTTGAACCGCCGTTTGTCGCAAGCAGAAGCTGCTTTGAAGAAGTCGGAGTCAGATGCACGGCTCTCAAAGGACCAGCACATGGCTAAGATCGCATCTGACCAAAAGATAGCCGCATCAAAACTTTTTGACCTGGAGAGTAGGTACCAGGAAAAGATCAAAGTCCTGGAAGAGACACTGCATGAACGACCTCGTCTCGGTCGGGACCAAGAGACACAGACTGCTCTCATTGAGAGAGCTCTCTCTGAACCCAATCAGGGGAGTAAGAATCGTAAGAGAGTCAGTCGGCTCAATGAATCAGTGCCCGGGGCGCCAAACCAACTGGACTCTCGAGCGGACAACCTCTTCTCAGTAGTCCAAGTTAAGGATTCTCGACCGCCAGATGATGACTCAGGCGTATTCAAGAGCTTGTTCGAGGATCCACTTGGAAGCAAGGAATTCTTCGATGACGAACCTGATCTCTCCATGGTTGGCCAGGCCGACTTTGTGTCGGAAACTCAGGGAACTATGCCATTTTTGGGACTTCCAGGGCTAGTTCCGGAAACCCAAGACGTCGGTGCCTTATCAATGTCGCAGCATGTCTTCAAGGAGAGGCTAGCTCGCGCCTCACAAGAAGAACAGAGGCCCCGAGATTCCAGCTCAGTTGATTTCAGCAGCATAGCTTCTGAAGATCTGATACAACTGCAGAGAGAGGCCCAACCGACGTCTCGACCAATGCTTCGTGGCCGTGAGTGCAGCTACCCCAAGCATGGGTCCTCCCAGAAACATGTCGCTAAAGTTTCATCAAAATCTGAGAGCGACTCTGTGGCTGAATTGCGATCATCTCAGTCGTATGATCGTCCTAGATCACAAGCCAATACAGCTTCTCGCATGATGCCTCCGGAGCATAATTCGCACCGCTCCCAGTCACGCAACGGTAACTCTGTCCCAGAGAAGGTATCATCTCAACACTCCGTATATGGACAGGCGTCCCGAAAGttcagcagcagcaatgttGATACGACCGACCTCATGCACTCGAAGTCGTCAGTAGCGAGGCAGACGCACAGTCAACATGATCCCTGGAATTCCGCTGAATCAGGATCGCAACGGAAGGTAGGCACAGCAGTACAGGATCGTATCGTGAAGAGAAAGGTTTCGCCCTGCGATTCAGATAGGGATTCTAGTATCAAGAAGCCGCGCAATTCTTCTCAGGCGGACAGGAGTCTCGGCACCGCTGACCAACGTCCCCATGCATCTAAGTTGTCCGTTCCTGGCTCTCGCTCGAAGGCGCAAAATGGGCCCCCCTATGCCCGTGGACCGTCCTCATCGTCACGCCCGAAAGCCTCAATCACCTCTAGTGTCCAGCCTCGCACTGGCCAAATGACCTCTTCAAAAGACATCTATTCCTCCCGCCAACGGCCTTCGTCACAAGCATACGCTACGTCTCGCTCGCAGGACTCTCCGGCTCGACAGACGAGGAGTAAGA
- a CDS encoding F-actin-capping protein subunit alpha, translating to MPRTAALSSFISSAPPGELTEVTKAIKSILGDDSVANELSPAFQKYNEEQFTTTKLPGGATEVLVSEHNSLGDGRYYDIETQSSFDFDHATGKASAVQSYVLESEQADLVKSLNKALATHASEHYPRSSHGVYPVPSSPSSLAILTVANKYSPTNYWNGRWRSSYIYDTTSGSITGAIKVDVHYYEDGNVRLLTTKEVNVSVGAGAGAAEVMRKVAAEEKKYQEDLNKAFASLSEGAFKALRRQLPITRQKIEWEKISGYRLGQDIGGGRR from the exons ATGCCGCGAACAGCAGCTCTCTCCTCCTTCATCTCCAGCGCCCCGCCGGGTGAG CTCACCGAAGTAACCAAGGCGATCAAGTCTATTCTGGGCGACGACTCGGTAGCCAACGAACTCTCGCCTGCGTTCCAAAAGTACAATGAGGAGCAGTTCACGACCACGAAGCTACCCGGCGGAGCCACCGAGGTGCTAGTCAGCGAACATAACTCATTGGGCGACGGACGATACTACGACATTGAAACCCAAAGCTCTTTTGACTTTGACCATGCGACCGGCAAAGCGAGTGCAGTACAGAGCTACGTTCTCGAGAGTGAACAGGCAGACTTGGT CAAAAGCCTAAACAAAGCCCTCGCAACTCACGCCTCAGAACACTACCCCCGCTCCTCGCACGGCGTCTACCCCGTTCCCAGCTCCCCCTCCTCTCTCGCCATCCTCACAGTCGCAAACAAGTACTCGCCCACAAACTACTGGAACGGCCGCTGGCGCAGCTCCTACATCTACGACACCACCTCTGGCTCCATCACGGGCGCCATAAAAGTCGACGTGCACTATTACGAAGACGGCAACGTCAGGCTGCTTACCACCAAAGAGGTTAATGTGTCTGTGGGGGCTGGTGCGGGCGCAGCAGAGGTTATGCGCAAGGTTGCGGCCGAGGAGAAGAAGTATCAGGAGGATTTGAATAAGGCGTTTGCGAGCTTGAGTGAGGGCGCTTTCAAGGCGCTCAGGAGGCAGTTGCCGATTACCAGGCAGAAGATTGAGTGGGAGAAGATTAGTGGGTATCGGCTGGGGCAGGACATTGGGGGTGGAAGGAGATGA
- a CDS encoding DUF3498 domain containing protein — MVRTGKKIKKGKKAFQSQQPQQPTVPWPPRGGTATDLVCKSSMVDDAFSANPQDLCKPKTQDGVTHGAFEMDSQAQRSVQGHQAPAYNHKLVARNMQDNESTPREAESYDMFKDMPEKVSQTFPVSSAKHVFPTTPTTASFTIVEQRHVVGVDQHSHPTIQDQSALAPDRQALVDPPPDQYAASQTHEVHQSHVPQIAQLPSTMATIAQPSLPQTGKKAGQPREAEAVLHGVSGRDGSDRVNKPRRKTRVVSAPSPHATQGPSISTVMEQSLNDLKVAMLADSYLIQHEHNTTKKQHEETITKLQDSIVMWEKKYEESRKGYSKVLDGAKNRQKYLTGLQSDLEQMQKYTNDCEKERKEA; from the coding sequence ATGGTACGAACTGGGAAGAAGATTAAGAAGGGCAAGAAGGCGTTCCAGTCTCAACAACCCCAACAACCCACAGTACCTTGGCCACCGCGTGGGGGAACTGCCACAGATTTGGTCTGCAAGTCTAGTATGGTTGATGACGCGTTCTCAGCCAATCCACAGGATCTGTGTAAACCAAAGACACAGGACGGTGTAACACATGGTGCTTTCGAAATGGATTCACAGGCACAACGCTCAGTTCAAGGGCATCAAGCGCCTGCTTACAACCACAAGTTAGTAGCTCGCAACATGCAGGACAACGAGAGCACACCACGTGAAGCGGAATCCTACGATATGTTTAAGGACATGCCAGAAAAAGTATCTCAGACCTTTCCGGTATCTTCAGCAAAACATGTATTCCCAACAACACCAACGACCGCTTCTTTCACCATCGTTGAGCAGCGCCATGTTGTCGGAGTGGATCAGCATTCACATCCAACCATTCAAGATCAGTCAGCTTTGGCACCCGACCGGCAGGCATTGGTTGATCCTCCTCCTGACCAATATGCCGCCTCACAGACCCACGAGGTTCACCAAAGCCACGTCCCGCAAATTGCCCAGTTGCCAAGCACCATGGCTACTATTGCTCAGCCCTCCCTGCCACAGACGGGAAAGAAAGCCGGACAGCCAAGGGAGGCTGAAGCTGTCCTTCATGGAGTCTCAGGTCGAGACGGATCTGATCGTGTCAACAAGCCACGAAGAAAGACACGAGTAGTCAGCGCACCCTCCCCTCATGCTACACAGGGACCATCAATATCCACTGTCATGGAACAATCATTGAACGACCTGAAAGTGGCAATGTTGGCCGATAGCTACCTGATTCAACACGAACACAATACAACAAAGAAACAGCATGAAGAGACGATTACAAAACTCCAAGACTCCATCGTTATGTGGGAGAAGAAGTATGAAGAGAGCCGCAAAGGCTACAGCAAGGTGCTGGATGGTGCGAAGAACAGGCAGAAATACCTCACCGGTCTTCAAAGCGACCTTGAACAGATGCAGAAGTACACCAATGACTGCGAGAAGGAGAGGAAAGAAGCTTGA
- a CDS encoding VHS domain containing protein, translated as MPKHAFSAVTVQIDRLTSEQYEENDVGGVVDLIEVIRIQSSGPTEAARALRKKLKYGNVHRQLRALVIMDSLIQNAGPRFQKAFADEPLLERLRILARDDTVDAEVRQKANVLFRGWAVAYKGTPGLERIAALHKELPRTKRPQPQQSRIVRQQDAEAAREREEHSTSPPRNRRPEPPASRSSNPVSLGSTSTSTSIFKRDKKDKKKTKGQPFNLEREKGQMLETIASANVASTNLLNGLQLINREQERVSENPEVMRRFETCKQLRRQILRYIHLVESEQYIGGLLNANDELVKGLMAFELMDKSIDDDSDSDNEEGNVAASMAGMSMNEAAPPKPPRPTSIPMPSAYSGKQRAEPESEPEEDEDDPFGDSNAIKTPFGEKTQPTWRDV; from the exons ATGCCG AAGCATGCATTTTCAGCCGTCACGGTCCAGATCGATCGACTGACAAGCGAGCAATACGAGGAGAAC GATGTTGGTGGAGTTGTTGACCTAATCGAAGTCATTCGAATCCAGTCATCTGGACCTACAGAAGCCGCTAGAGCTCTGCGAAAGAAGCT CAAATACGGCAATGTTCATCGGCAGTTACGCGCGTTGGTAATCATGGACTCTTTGATCCAGAACGCGGGGCCTAGGTTTCAAAAGGCTTTTGCAGATGAACCACTCCTAGAGAGATTGCGAATCTTGGCCAGGGATGATACGGTAGATGCAGAAGTGCGACAGAAAGCTAACGTTTTGTTTCGAGGATGGGCTGTGGCGTACAAGGGAACGCCTGGACTCGAACGTATAGCAGCACTGCACAAAGAACTGCCGCGCACAAAACGTCCTCAACCACAACAATCTCGAATTGTCAGACAGCAAGATGCCGAGGCTGCACGTGAGCGCGAGGAGCATTCAACTTCTCCTCCTAGGAACAGGCGGCCGGAACCGCCAGCATCAAGATCATCGAACCCTGTGTCACTCGGCTCCACCTCTACCTCTACCTCAATCTTCAAGAGGGACAAGaaagacaagaagaagaccaAGGGACAGCCGTTCAATCTTGAAAGGGAGAAGGGTCAAATGTTGGAGACGATAGCGTCGGCCAATGTTGCTAGCACCAACTTACTAAACGGTTTACAACTCATCAACCGTGAACAAGAACGTGTTAGCGAGAACCCAGAAGTCATGCGACGCTTTGAGACGTGCAAGCAACTTCGTCGCCAGATCCTACGTTACATCCACTTGGTAGAGTCGGAGCAGTACATTGGTGGCCTCCTCAACGCCAACGATGAGCTGGTCAAGGGTTTGATGGCATTCGAACTCATGGACAAGAGCATCGATGACGACAGTGATAGTGACAACGAGGAAGGCAACGTGGCAGCAAGTATGGCTGGTATGAGTATGAACGAGGCTGCGCCCCCGAAACCCCCAAGGCCGACGAGCATCCCTATGCCCTCTGCGTATTCTGGTAAACAGCGTGCTGAGCCAGAAAGTGAGCCAGAGGAGGACGAGGATGATCCATTCGGGGACAGCAATG CTATCAAAACACCGTTCGGCGAGAAGACCCAGCCAACTTGGAGAGACGTCTAG
- a CDS encoding Cast multi-domain protein, producing MLSSVNERLESGLDSILKSVEFKTSSDPGLREFVEDQVQHLRVDMTKYEEIAVENRKVYESNVALKEQLKAQQLHSSRLEEQIQTFQQSESDMRARSNQLERDLDDLRKARSPGFDVSGLEQGSAHLRQQLRKAEEGLEAASVEMETHKKLRQCLEQDGARYKKCYENAKAHLKQMAAAHRSKMQNAAVMRTCLVKDCEDKIDKYKRCSEAEISCLKYDYSTKEAECTELSDKLDISADQLSQMKESLAGLQSSLEDMRKQQLVGETKLKDATQQSLSNSTEVARLRERLQQTKEKLHAKTGDLMKVEKRA from the exons ATGCTGAGCTCTGTAAACGAGCG GTTGGAATCAGGCCTCGATAGCATCTTGAAGTCGGTGGAGTTCAAGACATCATCCGACCCGGGATTGCGTGAGTTCGTAGAAGACCAAGTGCAACATCTTCGAGTCGATATGACGAAATACGAGGAGATAGCTGTTGAGAATCGTAAGGTGTATGAGTCAAATGTTGCTCTCAAAGAGCAGCTCAAAGCGCAGCAATTGCATTCGTCCCGACTGGAAGAGCAGATCCAGACGTTCCAACAGTCGGAATCTGATATGAGGGCTCGGTCCAATCAACTGGAGCGCGATTTGGACGACTTGAGGAAGGCACGCAGCCCAGGTTTCGATGTATCAGGGCTTGAACAAGGAAGTGCTCATCTACGGCAACAACTGAGGAAAGCGGAAGAAGGCCTAGAGGCAGCCAGTGTCGAAATGGAGACGCACAAGAAGCTCCGGCAATGTCTTGAACAGGACGGAGCAAGATACAAG AAATGCTACGAGAATGCTAAAGCACATCTAAAGCAGATGGCTGCGGCACACCGATCCAAG ATGCAAAACGCGGCCGTGATGCGCACATGTCTCGTGAAGGATTGCGAGGACAAGATTGATAAGTACAAGCGTTGCTCGGAAGCTGAGATAAGCTGCCTCAAGTACGATTACAGCACGAAGGAGGCAGAGTGCACGGAGCTGAGCGACAAACTGGATATTTCCGCAGATCAGTTGAGCCAGATGAAAGAGAGTCTTGCCGGCCTTCAATCTAGTCTTGAAGACATGCGCAAGCAGCAACTAGTCGGCGAGACTAAGCTAAAGGATGCAACTCAGCAAAGTCTATCCAATTCAACCGAAGTGGCTCGTCTCCGGGAGCGACTGCAACAGACAAAAGAGAAGCTTCATGCTAAGACAGGAGAtctgatgaaggtggagaaacgtgcgtga